In Nitrobacteraceae bacterium AZCC 1564, the following proteins share a genomic window:
- a CDS encoding NAD(P)-dependent dehydrogenase (short-subunit alcohol dehydrogenase family) (product_source=COG1028; cath_funfam=3.40.50.720; cog=COG1028; pfam=PF00106; superfamily=51735): MTSRIDLLISNAGVMAIPTRHVTVDGFEMQLGANYLGHFALTLRLLPRIFAASRPRVVTLSSLAHGSGRIHFDDLQLEKRYTPWSAYCQSKLATLLFSLELERRARADNWPLISVAAHPGYARTGLQSTGPRMGRDAPGFFERFSKLIEPYLSQTAAAGALPTLYAATSPDAEGGVMYGPDGFYEMKGSPRKAKIVRGAWDRAVWERLWSVSEKLSGIALGRAEAA; the protein is encoded by the coding sequence ATGACGTCCCGTATAGACCTTCTGATCAGCAATGCCGGCGTGATGGCGATACCCACGCGTCACGTCACCGTCGACGGTTTTGAAATGCAGCTTGGTGCGAATTACCTAGGCCACTTTGCGCTGACGCTGCGCCTGTTGCCGCGGATCTTCGCGGCGTCGAGGCCGCGCGTTGTTACGTTGAGCAGTCTCGCGCACGGGAGCGGCCGGATCCATTTTGATGATCTGCAGCTCGAGAAACGATACACGCCGTGGTCAGCCTATTGTCAGTCGAAATTGGCAACGTTGCTATTCAGTCTCGAGCTCGAACGTCGGGCGCGTGCAGATAACTGGCCGCTCATAAGCGTCGCCGCGCATCCAGGTTATGCTCGGACCGGGTTGCAAAGCACGGGGCCGCGCATGGGGCGCGATGCACCCGGCTTCTTTGAACGCTTCAGCAAGTTGATAGAGCCGTACTTGTCGCAAACGGCAGCAGCAGGTGCATTGCCGACGCTCTACGCAGCAACATCACCTGATGCCGAGGGTGGCGTGATGTATGGGCCGGATGGCTTTTATGAGATGAAGGGTTCACCGCGCAAAGCCAAGATCGTGCGGGGCGCATGGGATCGTGCGGTTTGGGAGCGACTATGGAGCGTGTCTGAGAAGTTGAGCGGTATCGCTCTTGGAAGGGCTGAAGCGGCTTGA
- a CDS encoding NAD(P)-dependent dehydrogenase (short-subunit alcohol dehydrogenase family) (product_source=COG1028; cath_funfam=3.40.50.720; cog=COG1028; pfam=PF00106; superfamily=51735) — protein MENWGVAEIPSQAGRIAIVTGATSGIGYETALALAGAGASVVLASRNEAKGSEMLAYIRAQHPAADVSFEPLDLASLKSVRGVC, from the coding sequence GTGGAGAACTGGGGTGTGGCGGAGATCCCTTCGCAGGCCGGCCGTATTGCGATTGTCACTGGTGCGACCAGCGGTATCGGCTATGAAACCGCGCTGGCCCTGGCTGGTGCGGGAGCGAGCGTCGTGCTGGCGTCGCGCAATGAAGCGAAGGGCTCGGAGATGCTTGCGTACATTCGCGCGCAGCATCCAGCGGCGGATGTCAGTTTCGAGCCGCTTGACCTCGCAAGTCTCAAGTCCGTCCGAGGCGTTTGCTGA
- a CDS encoding phosphatidylethanolamine/phosphatidyl-N-methylethanolamine N-methyltransferase (product_source=KO:K00570; cog=COG3963; ko=KO:K00570; pfam=PF13649; superfamily=53335) produces the protein MTAASECSDFFQFFRSWISDPLRVAAIAPSGESLARVMTQEILPSDGPVLELGAGTGVFTKALLARGIRESDLTLVEYGSDFMRALQFRFPNARVLWMDASQLGQHDLFPDAPAGAVVSGLPLLSMSPRKVISILTGAFSHIRPGGAFYQFTYGPRCPVSRPILDRLGLKATRIGGTVLNLPPASVYRITRRQPIEVTRRALSPSTD, from the coding sequence ATGACAGCCGCTTCAGAGTGTTCAGACTTCTTCCAATTCTTCCGCTCTTGGATCTCGGATCCGCTGCGCGTCGCCGCCATTGCTCCCTCGGGAGAATCGTTGGCCCGTGTCATGACACAGGAAATCTTGCCTTCGGACGGTCCAGTTCTTGAACTCGGCGCCGGGACTGGCGTCTTTACCAAAGCACTGCTCGCCCGAGGTATCCGCGAGAGCGATCTCACCCTCGTTGAGTACGGATCGGATTTCATGCGCGCGCTGCAGTTCCGCTTTCCAAACGCCCGCGTGCTTTGGATGGATGCATCGCAACTCGGCCAGCATGATCTTTTCCCCGACGCACCCGCCGGCGCTGTTGTTAGCGGCCTGCCGCTGCTCTCGATGTCACCACGCAAGGTAATTTCAATTCTTACAGGCGCATTCAGTCACATCCGCCCGGGAGGTGCATTTTATCAATTCACCTACGGACCACGCTGTCCTGTCTCGCGCCCCATTCTCGATAGGCTGGGTCTCAAGGCGACACGGATTGGCGGAACTGTGCTCAACCTGCCGCCAGCCTCGGTGTATCGGATTACACGGCGACAGCCCATTGAGGTGACGCGGCGCGCCTTGTCTCCATCCACCGATTGA
- a CDS encoding AcrR family transcriptional regulator (product_source=COG1309; cath_funfam=1.10.10.60; cog=COG1309; pfam=PF00440,PF17754; superfamily=46689), protein MRESKKTTITTTEGLRERKRRQTRERISNAALTLFLERGFEATTVDDIAAAAEVSKRGFFDYFPTKEDVVAAWQDEFSNALLAAVAARPAKELLTKVVEEALISTILDAINPQSLAIGKLIKGTPALRARDHLKYAKLEQKLYDALAARTKGKQDQLRLRLLAMVTIGTLRVAGEVWSTDQLGKMSAPEIRRISKLLWEQLREFGSERAES, encoded by the coding sequence ATGCGCGAATCGAAGAAGACAACGATTACAACGACGGAAGGACTGCGCGAGCGCAAGCGTCGGCAAACGCGGGAGCGCATCTCAAACGCGGCCTTGACGCTGTTTCTCGAACGCGGCTTCGAAGCTACCACTGTGGACGATATTGCTGCGGCGGCAGAAGTGTCCAAGCGCGGCTTCTTCGATTACTTTCCGACCAAGGAAGATGTTGTTGCCGCCTGGCAGGACGAGTTTTCCAATGCGCTTCTGGCAGCCGTGGCCGCCCGTCCCGCCAAGGAGCTCCTGACCAAGGTGGTCGAGGAAGCGTTGATTTCCACGATCCTCGATGCGATCAATCCACAGTCGCTCGCGATCGGCAAACTAATCAAAGGCACACCGGCCTTACGCGCACGTGATCATCTCAAATACGCCAAACTCGAACAGAAGCTTTACGACGCACTGGCCGCGCGCACGAAAGGCAAGCAGGATCAGCTCCGGTTGCGGCTCCTCGCCATGGTGACAATCGGCACCCTGCGGGTCGCTGGCGAGGTCTGGAGTACAGATCAGCTCGGTAAGATGTCAGCGCCCGAAATCCGAAGAATCTCGAAGCTGCTCTGGGAGCAGCTTCGCGAATTCGGATCGGAACGAGCTGAAAGCTAG